The proteins below are encoded in one region of Apostichopus japonicus isolate 1M-3 chromosome 22, ASM3797524v1, whole genome shotgun sequence:
- the LOC139963423 gene encoding stearoyl-CoA desaturase 5-like — protein MTDIHRTSNGTSSKSTSKATKDESLDGKDQEDYKMQIVWGNLLAHLIIHSIALYGLTVVIWRCQLKTIVLATALVPVCVGGITAGAHRLWCHRAYTARLPMRLLLALCATLAFQNSLYVWCRDHRAHHKFTDSNADPHNAKRGFFFSHVGWLMVKKHPDVIKRGGGIDCSDLLNDPVVYYQHKYYYQLSLLITFFLPTYLPHYLWGESLWNAFILVAVTRLVVEYNFTWCVNSVAHIWGNRPYDETIDPGENPFVSLLVLGEGWHNYHHVFPFDYRASEFSWKLNLTTQFIDLMHLLGQAYNLKTVPKDLIKARAQKTGNGTMYDQLNRQKVGQVDADNEKGYTYDY, from the exons ATGACTGACATCCACCGTACATCAAACGGCACGAGCAGCAAGTCTACGAGTAAGGCGACTAAAGATGAGAGCCTTGACGGGAAAGATCAGGAagactacaaaatgcagatcgTTTGGGGGAACCTTCTAGCACACTTGATCATCCACTCTATAGCTCTGTATGGATTGACCGTCGTCATATGGAGGTGCCAATTAAAGACGATTGTTCTTG CTACAGCCCTAGTCCCTGTGTGTGTCGGAGGGATAACGGCCGGAGCACATCGCTTATGGTGTCACAGGGCATACACCGCTAGACTACCAATGAGACTTCTTTTGGCTCTGTGTGCAACACTAGCATTTCAG AATTCTCTATACGTTTGGTGCAGGGACCATCGCGCCCACCATAAATTCACCGATTCCAACGCAGATCCTCACAATGCTAAAAGGGGATTTTTCTTCTCTCACGTTGGTTGGTTGATGGTCAAAAAACACCCGGATGTGATCAAGCGAGGTGGTGGTATTGATTGCAGTGACCTGCTGAACGATCCTGTGGTTTATTATCAACACAA GTATTACTACCAGCTCAGTCTCCTAATCACGTTCTTTCTTCCGACCTACCTCCCCCACTACCTCTGGGGCGAATCCCTTTGGAATGCTTTCATCCTAGTCGCAGTAACGCGACTGGTTGTGGAATACAACTTTACGTGGTGCGTGAACAGCGTGGCGCACATCTGGGGTAACCGGCCGTACGATGAAACTATCGACCCCGGGGAGAACCCGTTTGTCTCCCTTCTCGTTCTGGGGGAAGGTTGGCATAACTACCACCACGTGTTCCCCTTTGACTATCGGGCGAGCGAATTTAGCTGGAAGTTAAACCTTACTACACAATTCATAGATCTAATGCACCTCCTTGGACAAGCATACAACTTAAAGACTGTCCCAAAGGACTTAATCAAAGCCAGGGCACAGAAAACTGGAAATGGAACTATGTATGATCAATTGAACCGACAGAAGGTTGGACAAGTGgatgcagataatgagaaaggTTATACCTATGATTATTAA